The genomic segment CTGACGCACCAGCGCCGGAGAGTTCGCACCTGTCGAAGCATCTGCGAACAGGAGCGTGATGTCCTTCCCGCGAACAGTGCGTCCGTTCAGCTTGTAGGATGTACCTGCGCCCCGGCGGATGCGGCGCACGATTTCCAGCGTGTCTGAGCCATTGAACTCCGGCGGCGCGGTGCGCTTCGAATTGTCGAGGATCAGCGAGACCTCTGCGGTCTCCCGCGCCGGGCGCCCGGCTGAGCCGGAGAAGATCAGGTCGTCCATCTCCCCGCCGCGCATGGCGCGGGCGGAACTGGCGCCCATTGCCCAGCGCAGCGCTTCAAGGAGATTGGACTTGCCGCAGCCATTCGGCCCGACGATCCCGGTCAGGCCGGGTTCGACGGGTAAATCCTGCGGGTCGACGAACGACTTGAAGCCGGCAATGCGAAGTTCAGTAATCTGCATTCCGGCTCCCTGGTCTTATTGTTGGTCGGTTGTTTCCGGCGCTGCGGCGTCGTCAGCCGGAGCGTCAGCTTCGGTTGCGGCCGGAGCGTCTTCGCCAAGCAGGCTGTCGATATATTTGGAGAAAGCGTCTACCGAGCTGGTCTCGCCCTGGAACAAATGCTTCTCGCCGTTCACGATGAAGGTCGGCGTCGAGTCGACGCCCCACTTTTCAACGGCGACCTGGTATTTGTCAGCGAGCGCCGTGCGATAGTCACGGTTTTCCATACAGGCGTCGAACTGTGCCGTGGTCTCGATGCCGTGACGCTTGCCGATCGTCTGGAGCGCGCCTTTAAGCGTGCCGTTCTGGGCGGCCGTGACGACGCCGACCTGATTGGCGAACAGATCGTCAAGAACGTCGAAGAATTTGCCTTCCCCGGCACACATCGCCAGCACATAGGCGGGCACGTCCGGTTCGTGGATCGGGTATTCGCGGAAGACGAACTTCACCTTGCCGGTGACGACATATTTCTCGGTCAGTTCCGGAAGGATGTCGTCATGAAAGTAACGGCAGGCCGGGCAGGTCGGCGAGGCATATTCGATGATCGTGACCGGTGCGTTCTCCGATCCCTTCACATGATCGCCCTTGGAGATGGCGGCAACGCCGGTCGTCGTGCCGTTATCGCTGCCACCACAGGCGGCAAGCATCAGCGCCGAAACGGCGGCCAGGGCGGAGCGTCTCGAGAGAAGGGTCATGGTCATGGCTTTCGCGTTAAGAATTGAGTCGATTGGGTTGCCAACTGGTTAACGGAAGCAGGGGCTGCTGTTAACTTTTGGCGCGCATTCAGTTGGTTGGCTGGGTGGCTTTGGCCAGTTCCTCATCGAGGAAGGCCGAGAAGCCTTCCGGCGTCATCATCGTCAGTGTGGCCGCATGGCTGACGCCGTCGACGATAAAGGTCGGCGAGGCGTGGATGTCATAGTGCTCGGCCGACTTTTCGATTTCGATCATGTCGAAGCGCGTATCCATATTCTTGTAGCAGGCATCGAAAGCCTCGCGGTCCGCAACGCCGTAGGGCGTGCTCGCGCTGATCAGCGTGCCGGGCAGCGTGCCGATCTGGGCGGCGACGAAGATCTCGTCCTGGCGCGCAAAGATGTCTTTCAGATAGGAGAGCCCGTCTTCATCCGGCAGGCAGCGGGCCTGGGTCAGGATCGTCATGTCGACCGAATTGCGGATCCATTCACGCACCACGAACCGCACCTTGCCGGTTGAAATGTAGGTCTCCTCGATCACCGGAAGGACTTCCTCGGCGAATTCCTTGCAGTGGCTGCAGGTGGGCGAGAAATATTCAATCACGGTGACTGGCGCGTCGGCAGAGCCTTCGACCCAGCCGAGTTCATTTTCCGGCGTCCACTCGCTCCAGCTGTCCTCTGCGAAGGCGGGGGTGGCCATGGCGGCGCAGGCAAGCGCGGCGATGGCGATGCGTCGGATCAGTCCAGTCATGATTTCCCCGGTGCTTTGTCGTCGTCTTCTGCGGTTAGCATGGCCGCGCCGAGCGCAACAATTGCCTCTCGCAGCCGCTTGTCCTGAATGCCTGCGGTGCTTGCCTCGAGCTCTGAGCGCTCCTTCGGCGTGAGCGGCCGGATCACGCGGCGCGGCTTTTGCGGGCCTTCGCTTGTGGTCAGCGGGCCCTGAACCAGCTTGATGGAGACCACATCCCCGCCTGCAGCGACCGAGACGCGCTGGCGGATGGTTTCGGACTGGTGCTGAACCATCGGGGCCGCCTGAGGCAGCACGCGCAGGGTCAGCACCCGGCCGTCCTTGCCGCCGCTGAGCCGTTCGGGCCGGCAGAATTTGTAGAGCTGTTCCCCGGCGATCTCCCGCCAGCGGGCCTTCAGGACCTGGATCGGCGGCAGCTTCTTGGCGCCGGACTTGCGGGTCAGGCGTTCCGCCGCCACACCAATCTTCGGCATGCCGGGACTGGCCGCCCGGCCGCGCATGTAGCGCAGACGGACCCGCGCGCGGGCCTCCTCGATGGGATCGATGCTTGATCTCGTGACCATTGATCTGAGATTGCACGGGAATGAAGACAACGAAAAGGCAGGCTGTGACGAAACACGGGGATTTGAACGAACTGCCTGCAGACTTGCTGGCCTGGTTCGACCGGCATGGGCGGGACCTCCCCTGGCGCACGGCGCTGGGCGAGCGGCGCGATCCGTACCGCGTCTGGCTGGCCGAAATCATGCTGCAGCAGACGACCATTCCCCACGGCACGCCGTATTTCCTGACGTTCACCCAGCGCTGGCCGACGGTGGAAGCGCTGGCGGCGGCGAAGGATGAGGAGGTCATGACGGCATGGGCCGGCCTCGGCTACTACGCCCGGGCGCGGAACCTGCTGAAATGCGCGCGGGAGATCGCGGAACGCGGCAGTTGGCCGGAGACGGCGGCGGAGCTGAAAAAGCTGCCGGGCATCGGCCCCTATACCGCGGGGGCCATTGCCGCGATTGCCTTCAATCAGCCGGCCGCCGCAGTAGATGGGAATGTCGACCGGGTCTTCGCCCGCCTCCTGGCCCTGAAGGGGGACTGGGCAGAGGAGAAAAAGCGCCTCCATAAGGAAGTGGAACGGCTCGTTCCGGAAGACCGTCCGGGGGACTTTGCCGAAGCGCTGATGGACCTCGGCGCGACCGTGTGCACGCCGACAAGGCCGAACTGCCTGATCTGCCCGGTTTCGAACTATTGCCTCGCCAAAGCCGAAGGCGAACCGGAACGCTACCCCATCAAGCCGCCGAAGAAGGCCAAGCCCATCCGGCGCGGCGCGGCCTATGTGGCGGTTCACAAGGGCGACGTGCTGCTGCAGCGGAGGCCGGACAAAGGCCTGCTCGGAGGCATGCTGGGCCTGCCGACCAGCGATTGGGTGGAGGGCGAACGGTCAGATCCGTCCCCGCCCTTCAAGGCTGGCTGGGAAGAGATCGGAGACGTCCGCCACGTCTTCACGCATTTCGATCTTCGCCTCACCGTGCAGCGGGCGGACCTGCCACGCCGCCCGAAGGCGGACGGGGTCTGGGTGCCATTGGACGAGGTGGAGGGCCTGCCCAGCGTCTTTGCCAAGGCCTTCCGGCTGGCGACTTCAGGCTGACCGCAAGAATCGGGTCGCGGATGGCGGCGCGGATCGGGAAAACCCGGGAACATTCCCGGAGGTTCCTTCATGACCGCATCGATCCTTGCATTGCTCGTTTTCCTGTTTCCGCTCGCCTACAGCCCCGGCCCGGGCAACATGTTCTTTGCTGCAAATGGGGCGCGCTTCGGTGTTCGGGCCACCATCCCGGCCAGTATCGGCTATCACCTCGCGACATGGATCGTGACGGCAGCCATCGGGTTCGGGTTCATGGCAACGCTGGAACGCTTGCCGGGCCTGTTCCTGGCGATCAAATGGGCAGGGTCGGCCTATGTGCTCTATCTCGCCTGGAAGCTGTTCCGGGCCGGCGCGGTCGAGACCGCCGAAGACGCGCGGCCGGCGGGCCTCGTGGACGGGGTGGTTCTGCTGGTTCTCAACCCGAAAGCCTATGTCATCATTGCCCTGATGTTCAGCCAGTTCCTGAACGGGTCAGACGGTTCCCACACTGGAGCCGTGCTGTGGATCACAACAGTGTTCACGCTCAACAATCTCGTCGCCTTCACGGTGTGGACGCTGATCGGAGACAGGATTGCGGCGCAGTTCAGTGAGGAACGCCATGCGCACCTGCTGAACAGGCTGTTCGGCCTTGTCCTGGCAGGTGTCGCCATCTGGATGATGATGGGCTGACGCCGCTTGCGCGTGCGTTCTGACGCGGCCTAGTTCAGGCCCATTTCTTCCCGGTACCGGCGGCGCAGCAGGTCGATCGGCGCAAGGTCGCGCTTTTCGGTCTCATAGTGCCAGTAGGTCCAGCCATTGCAGGCCGGGGCCTGCTGGACATGCGCGCCGAGGCGGTGGATCGAGCCGGAATGGTTGCCCGTCGTCAGCGACCCGTCGACCCGGATACGTGCCTGATAACGGCGCTGCGGGCTGAACAGGCGGTCGCCCGGCTTCAGCCAGCCGCTTTCCAGCAGGGCGCCGAACGGCACGCGCGGCAGCGACTTCTTGCTTTTCTCGGTTTCGAGGTCTTCGCCATTGATTGGTTCGATGGCCTTCAGGCGGGCGCGGGAGAGGCGCGCATAGGTCTCGTCGCGCTCGATGCCGATATAGTTGCGGCCGAGGCGTTTGGCGGCCGCCGCGGTCGTGCCGGTGCCGGAGAACGGGTCCAGCACGATATCGCCGGGATTGGTCGTTGCCAGCAGCACACGATGCAGCAGGCCTTCCGGTTTCTGTGTCGGGTGGGCCTTCTTGCCGGCTTCGTCCTTCAGGCGCTCGCCGCCGGTGCAGAGCGGGATCATCCAGTCAGACCGCATCTGCTTGTCTTCGTTGAAGACTTTCAGGGCGTCATAATTGAACGTGCATTTGGACTGTTCGGACTTGCCGGCCCAGATCAGCGTCTCGTGCGCGTTCTGGAAGCGGGTGCCCTTGAAATTCGGCATTGGGTTCGACTTCAGCCAGATCACGTCATTCTGGATCCAGAAGCCCTGATCCTGCAGGATCGCGCCGACGCGGAAGATGTTGTGATACGAGCCGATTACCCAGATCGCGCCATCATCCTTCAGGACGCGGCGGCACTCTTCCAGCCACTGGTGGCAGAACAGATCATAGGCGTCGAAGCTGTCGAACTTGTCCCATTCATCGTCCACGCCATCCACGGTCGACTGGTCCGGACGGGTCAGCCCGCCGCCGAGCTGGAGGTTATAGGGCGGATCGGCGAAGACGAGATCCACCGACCGGTCAGGCAGGCGGGAGAGGATGTCGATGCAGTCGCCCTGCATGATGACGTTCTTTTGCAGTTCCATAGTACAGCCCCGAATACGCAACGCGTGAAAGACAGAAGTCCGAATCAGTGCGTCGCTCCGGTTAGCGATTCCCTAACCGCGCCGCTTCGTTCCGGCTTCGAATCGTTCCGGATGCGAAACTAAAGACTGATTCGTGCTGTGGATAGGGTTGTGGGACAATCTGTGGAAAATCCTGTGAATCTCTGTGCAATTCGTAGAGGTGTCCGGCGGGATTGGAAGCTGGCCTAAAATCGGATTAGGAAGCGCCGCATGATAATCGACCTCGATCTCATCCTCTCCTTCGCGAACCCCATTGGCGCGTTTGTGTTCGCCCTGTCCGGCGGTATTGTCGCCGTGCGCAACAAGATGGACATCTTTGGCGCTGTCGTGCTGGCGATCATCACGGCAGTCGGTGGCGGCACGATCCGCGACATCATCCTGAACCAGCCGGTCTTCTGGCTGAGTGACCCGCTGACCATCTGGTGCGCGATCGCGGGTGGGGTGATCGCGTTCTTCCTGCACAGCTTCGTCAATGCGCTCAAACCGATCCGCTGGGCAGACGCCGTGGGCCTCGCCATTTTCGCCATCGCCGGCGCGGCCAAGACCGCCAGTTTCGGGCACGACCCGTTGTTCGTGGTGATCATGGGCGTGCTGACCGGAACGGGCGGCGGTGTGCTGCGCGATGTCGTCGCCAACCGCGATCCGCTGCTGCTGAAAGAAGACATCTACGCGACTGCCGCACTGGTCGGCGCGGGTCTGTATGCGGTGCTGCATTTTTCGGGTGTTCCGGAAAGCTGGGCGTTCGCCTCCGGCATGCTGGTCGCGTTCGTTCTGCGCGGGGCCGCGCTGATCTTCGGCTGGCACCTGCCGAAGAGCCAGCCGTAACGATTGCTGCAGGACCGGCATACAACCTTTCGGTAAGGTGCGTTTGCCGGGGCGCCGTGATATTCTTCGCAGCATGAAAAGGGATGATCCGCCGGTCGGGCACGCCGAAAAGGTGCGCTCAGTGGCCCTGTCGCGTAGTGCGGCGGCGCAGTCGAGCCTTGCCGCCTCCTGGGCGCGCTCGTTGAAAACCTACGGGCTGGAACCGGATGCACCTGGCAATTCCGACGCGCGGCTTGAACAGACCGAACTCCACCAGCGGCGCGACGGGCTCGGCCGGATCCTCGCCACCTCCGCGCCGGTGATGGACCGTCTCTATGCGAGTCTCGGCCTGGCCGGGTGCAGCGTGTTCCTGTCCGATACCGAAGGCGTGGTGATCGACCACCGCATGGCCGACAGCGATGGGGCTTTGTTCCGGTCGGCGGGTCTCTGCGAAGGCGGCGTTTGGTCCGAAGCGGTGCAGGGCACGAACGGCATTGGCACCTGTATTGCCGAGCAGCGCGCTGTCACAATTTACCGCGACCAGCATTTCCATGACCGCAACACGGTGATGAGCTGTATGGGCGCGCCGGTGTTCGACGAGCATGGCGCCATTGCCGCCGTGCTGGATGTGTCGTCCTGCCGGGACGACCTGACCCAGCCTTTCGCCACGCTGATTGCGCAGACGGTGACGGATGCAGCGCGCCAGATCGAAGCCGATCATTTCCAGAGTGCCTTTTCCAGCCGCCGCATCCTGCGCGGGTCCGGAGACGGGCAGAAAGGCGCCGTGCTGCTGGCCGTGGACGGCGACGATCTCGTGGTCGGCGCAACCCGTGCGGCCCGCGCGATCTATGGTCTCGGCCACAATAACCGGATCGATCCGCGACCGGCCGGAGACCTGTTCGGGGATTCCGAATCCCGCGGTGTCGGCCTTGAGAGTGCCGAGCGCCGCGAACTGCGCCGGGCCATCGCCCGGGCGAATGGCAACATGGCGGCGGCCGCCCGCGCCCTCGGCATCAGCCGGGCGACGCTTTACCGCCGGATGGACCAGCTGGGCCTTTCGCGCGGCTGATTTCCGTCAAATGTGTCTCATTCCTGAGACACATCGCGCATTTCACCGGATTGACGCGGGCTGACAGAGGCCCGCAGCAGGCAGAACATTCCTCCCAGTCTTCGCACCCGACGAAGAGCGCCAATGATCTGGAGGAAATGACATGGCCGACACACAGATTCTCGATACGTCCGAAATGAAGGCACCGTTCCGTGAACGGTATGACAATTTCATCGGCGGCAAGTTCGTCGCCCCGAATGGCGGGCGGTATTTCGACAATACGTCTCCGGTAAACGGCAAGGTGATCTGCCAGATCGCCCGGTCCGATGCCAGCGACATCGACATGGCGTTGGACGCTGCGCACGCCGCGAAGGACGCCTGGGGCCAGGCCTCGGTGGCAGAGCGCGCCAATATGCTGAACCGGATCGCGGACGTGCTGGAGGAGAACCTCGAACTCATCGCGACCTGCGAGACGTGGGACAATGGCAAGCCGATCCGCGAGACGATGGCGGCGGACGTCCCGCTCGCCATCGATCACTTTCGCTATTTCGCAGGCTGTATCCGTGCACAGGAAGGCAGCATTTCAGAGATCGACCATGACACGGTCGCCTATCATTTCCATGAACCGCTCGGCGTGGTCGGACAGATCATCCCGTGGAACTTCCCGCTCCTCATGGCGGCATGGAAACTCGCCCCGGCGCTGGCCGCCGGGAACTGCGTGGTGCTGAAGCCGGCCGAACAAACCCCGGCCACAATCATGGTGTTCGCAGAGCTGATCGCCGACATCCTCCCACCTGGCGTGCTCAACATCGTGAACGGCTTTGGCCTGGAGGCGGGCAAGCCGCTCGCCTCCAGTAACCGCATCGCCAAGATCGCCTTCACGGGTGAGACGACGACGGGCCGGCTGATCATGCAGTATGCGTCCGAAAACCTTATCCCGGTGACACTGGAACTGGGCGGCAAGTCTCCGAACATCTTCTTCGAGGATGTGATGCGTGCGGATGATGACTATCTCGACAAGGCGATCGAAGGTTTCGTCATGTTCGCCCTGAACCAGGGCGAGGTTTGCACCTGTCCGTCGCGCGCCCTGATCCATGAAAACATCTATGACCGCTTCATGGAACGCGCCCTCAAGCGCGTGGCCGAGATCAAGCAGGGCAATCCGCTGGATCCCACCACGATGATCGGCGCACAGGCGAGCTCCGAGCAGAAAGAGAAGATCCTCTCCTACTTCGACATCGGCCGTCAGGAAGGCGCCGAAGTGCTGATCGGCGGCGAGGCGGCCAATCTCGGCGGGGACCTTTCCGGAGGGTATTACGTCCAGCCCACTGTCCTCAAGGGCCACAACAAGATGCGTGTGTTCCAGGAGGAAATCTTCGGCCCGGTCGTCTCCGTCACGACGTTCAAGGACGAAGCCGACGCCCTCGCCATCGCCAATGACACGCTCTACGGCCTCGGCGCAGGTGTGTGGAGCCGCGAGGCGAACACCTGCTACCGCTTCGGCCGCGGCATCCAGGCCGGGCGCGTCTGGACCAATTGCTACCACGCCTATCCGGCCCATGCGGCATTCGGCGGGTACAAGCAATCGGGCATCGGCCGGGAGAACCATTCGAAGATGCTGGACCACTACCAGCAGACCAAGAACATGCTGGTCTCCTACTCCCCGAAGAAGCTTGGCTTCTTCTGATCCTGCCGCGGTGTGACGGCAGGGGACGGTCCCGGTGGCAGCGTAGGCCGGGGCCGTCCATTCCTTTTCGGAGGTGATCCGATGACAGATGAAAGAAGTGCGCCGCCGCGCGTCACCGCGACCGATGCGGCGCGGCGCCTGATTGCCGAGATCCGGCAGGACTATCCGGACATCCTGTTCCACCAGTCCGGCGGATGCTGCGACGGGTCGAGCCCGATGTGCTACCCAGCGGACGACTTCAAGGTTGGCGAGCGGGATGTGAAGCTCGGCGAGATCGACGGCGTGCCCGTCTATATCTCGGCCAGTCAGTTCGAGGCGTGGAAACATACCCAGCTGATCCTGGATGTTGTGCCGGGGCGCGGCGGCATGTTTTCGCTGGATAATGGGCGTGAGCAACGTTTCCTGACGCGTAGCCGGGTCTTCGATGCCGGCGAACTTGCCGCGCTCGGTGATACGCCGGGCTGAGGCCTAGAGATCGAGCGCCATCTGACCGCCCGGCTGAACCGGCGGCGCGAACAGATCTGTCCGCAGCGGCGGGCGGGCTTTGCCAAGGTTCAGCCGTTTCGTCGCCCGGGCAAAGCGTTTCGCGATCAGGTCCGCCACCGGGCCACGCCCGCGCATGCGTTCGCCCCATTGGGCGTCGTAATCCTTGCCGCCGCGCATCTCACGCATCGTGTTGATCACTTTTGCGGCCCGGTCCGGTACATGCTGGACCAGCCATTCATGGAACAGATCCTTGATCTCATAAGGCAGGCGCAGCAGCACATAGCCCGCCCCGCTTGCACCATGTGCGGCAGCGGCTTCCAGCAGGGCCTCAATCTCATGGTCGTTCAGCGCGGGGATGACCGGCGCCGTCATCACGGTCACCGGAATGCCTGCCTCGCTGAGGGCGCGGACGGTTTCCAGCCGCCGCTGCGGCGTGGCGGCGCGCGGCTCCATCTTCCGGCTGAGCGTACGGTCCAGCGTCGTGATCGACACGCCAGTCCGCACCAGGCCTTTCCCGGCCATCGGGGCGAGCAGGTCGATGTCCCGCTGGATCAGGGCCGATTTTGTCAGCAGGGTGACGGGGTGGTTGTGCGCCGCCAGCACTTCCAGCACCTGCCGGGTCATTTTGTAGGTTCGCTCGATCGGCTGGTAGGCATCGGTATTCATGCCGAGCGCAATCGGCCGGCAGACATAGCTGGGGCGGGAGAGTTCCCATTCCAGCTGGCGGATCGCATTGGTTTTGTAGAAAAGCCGGCTTTCGAAATCGAGACCGGCGGACAGCCCGTGGAAGGCATGGCTCGGCCGGGCGAAGCAATAGATGCAGCCATGCTCGCAGCCGCGATAGGGGTTGATCGTGCGGTCGAACGAAATGTCGGGCGAGCGGTTGAAGGTGATCACCTTCCGCGCCGTTTCCGGCATCACCAGCGTCTCGATCCGGGTGGCATCCTGTTCGATCGTGTCCCAGCCATCATCGAAGGCGAAACGGGTTTCTTTCTCGAAACGCCCGGTCTGGTTCGAGACGGCCCCGCGTCCGCGCTGTGTGGCGCGTTCGGTGGCGGCCTGTGTGTCGATCAGGCTGACACGGCCTCTGGGGGAGAGTTTCTGTCCGGTGCGCATGACCGGATAAGGACATGCGATACAGAACAAATCAAGAACAAACTTAGTGCCCCTGAAGCGGTTTCCTGTGGATGGCCGGCGGCCGCCAGGTGTGGGGACGGCGGTTCCAGGCGCGCCAGTCGCTCAGCTCGTCGATGTCCATCAGCATGGGCAACAGGCCGATATTTGCGTGGCCGGGCAGGTTCGACCACACATCCTGCATCGCGTGCGGGCCGGACCAGCGCACGTTCCGGAAAGGCGATTGGGTCCGGGCACTCTTATTGATGCCGAACAGCCAGAAGCCGCCATCCTCCGCCGGGCCGAATACGGCATCGTGCCGGGCCAGAAGGCGCACGGCCTGGCGCATCAAGGCGGCGGAGACGTCCGGCGCGTCCGTTCCGATGAACAGGACCGGGCCGGACGGGGCCTCGTTCAGCCCTTTTTCCAGCCGTTCCGTCAGCGTGCCCTGGCCCTGGCTGCGGCGTGGCAGGTGGGCCGGCCATCCTGTTGTGGTGACAGCGCGCAGCGCACTGTCCGGCGCGGCGTAGATGATCGTGTCACAGCCGGACTGCATGGCCGCGCGAAAGGTGCGGGCCTGTGT from the uncultured Hyphomonas sp. genome contains:
- a CDS encoding thioredoxin domain-containing protein, whose amino-acid sequence is MTMTLLSRRSALAAVSALMLAACGGSDNGTTTGVAAISKGDHVKGSENAPVTIIEYASPTCPACRYFHDDILPELTEKYVVTGKVKFVFREYPIHEPDVPAYVLAMCAGEGKFFDVLDDLFANQVGVVTAAQNGTLKGALQTIGKRHGIETTAQFDACMENRDYRTALADKYQVAVEKWGVDSTPTFIVNGEKHLFQGETSSVDAFSKYIDSLLGEDAPAATEADAPADDAAAPETTDQQ
- a CDS encoding thioredoxin domain-containing protein, which gives rise to MTGLIRRIAIAALACAAMATPAFAEDSWSEWTPENELGWVEGSADAPVTVIEYFSPTCSHCKEFAEEVLPVIEETYISTGKVRFVVREWIRNSVDMTILTQARCLPDEDGLSYLKDIFARQDEIFVAAQIGTLPGTLISASTPYGVADREAFDACYKNMDTRFDMIEIEKSAEHYDIHASPTFIVDGVSHAATLTMMTPEGFSAFLDEELAKATQPTN
- a CDS encoding DciA family protein, yielding MVTRSSIDPIEEARARVRLRYMRGRAASPGMPKIGVAAERLTRKSGAKKLPPIQVLKARWREIAGEQLYKFCRPERLSGGKDGRVLTLRVLPQAAPMVQHQSETIRQRVSVAAGGDVVSIKLVQGPLTTSEGPQKPRRVIRPLTPKERSELEASTAGIQDKRLREAIVALGAAMLTAEDDDKAPGKS
- the mutY gene encoding A/G-specific adenine glycosylase, with amino-acid sequence MKTTKRQAVTKHGDLNELPADLLAWFDRHGRDLPWRTALGERRDPYRVWLAEIMLQQTTIPHGTPYFLTFTQRWPTVEALAAAKDEEVMTAWAGLGYYARARNLLKCAREIAERGSWPETAAELKKLPGIGPYTAGAIAAIAFNQPAAAVDGNVDRVFARLLALKGDWAEEKKRLHKEVERLVPEDRPGDFAEALMDLGATVCTPTRPNCLICPVSNYCLAKAEGEPERYPIKPPKKAKPIRRGAAYVAVHKGDVLLQRRPDKGLLGGMLGLPTSDWVEGERSDPSPPFKAGWEEIGDVRHVFTHFDLRLTVQRADLPRRPKADGVWVPLDEVEGLPSVFAKAFRLATSG
- a CDS encoding LysE family translocator; translation: MTASILALLVFLFPLAYSPGPGNMFFAANGARFGVRATIPASIGYHLATWIVTAAIGFGFMATLERLPGLFLAIKWAGSAYVLYLAWKLFRAGAVETAEDARPAGLVDGVVLLVLNPKAYVIIALMFSQFLNGSDGSHTGAVLWITTVFTLNNLVAFTVWTLIGDRIAAQFSEERHAHLLNRLFGLVLAGVAIWMMMG
- a CDS encoding DNA methyltransferase, with protein sequence MELQKNVIMQGDCIDILSRLPDRSVDLVFADPPYNLQLGGGLTRPDQSTVDGVDDEWDKFDSFDAYDLFCHQWLEECRRVLKDDGAIWVIGSYHNIFRVGAILQDQGFWIQNDVIWLKSNPMPNFKGTRFQNAHETLIWAGKSEQSKCTFNYDALKVFNEDKQMRSDWMIPLCTGGERLKDEAGKKAHPTQKPEGLLHRVLLATTNPGDIVLDPFSGTGTTAAAAKRLGRNYIGIERDETYARLSRARLKAIEPINGEDLETEKSKKSLPRVPFGALLESGWLKPGDRLFSPQRRYQARIRVDGSLTTGNHSGSIHRLGAHVQQAPACNGWTYWHYETEKRDLAPIDLLRRRYREEMGLN
- a CDS encoding trimeric intracellular cation channel family protein — encoded protein: MIIDLDLILSFANPIGAFVFALSGGIVAVRNKMDIFGAVVLAIITAVGGGTIRDIILNQPVFWLSDPLTIWCAIAGGVIAFFLHSFVNALKPIRWADAVGLAIFAIAGAAKTASFGHDPLFVVIMGVLTGTGGGVLRDVVANRDPLLLKEDIYATAALVGAGLYAVLHFSGVPESWAFASGMLVAFVLRGAALIFGWHLPKSQP
- a CDS encoding GAF domain-containing protein, which codes for MKRDDPPVGHAEKVRSVALSRSAAAQSSLAASWARSLKTYGLEPDAPGNSDARLEQTELHQRRDGLGRILATSAPVMDRLYASLGLAGCSVFLSDTEGVVIDHRMADSDGALFRSAGLCEGGVWSEAVQGTNGIGTCIAEQRAVTIYRDQHFHDRNTVMSCMGAPVFDEHGAIAAVLDVSSCRDDLTQPFATLIAQTVTDAARQIEADHFQSAFSSRRILRGSGDGQKGAVLLAVDGDDLVVGATRAARAIYGLGHNNRIDPRPAGDLFGDSESRGVGLESAERRELRRAIARANGNMAAAARALGISRATLYRRMDQLGLSRG
- the adh gene encoding aldehyde dehydrogenase, with the translated sequence MADTQILDTSEMKAPFRERYDNFIGGKFVAPNGGRYFDNTSPVNGKVICQIARSDASDIDMALDAAHAAKDAWGQASVAERANMLNRIADVLEENLELIATCETWDNGKPIRETMAADVPLAIDHFRYFAGCIRAQEGSISEIDHDTVAYHFHEPLGVVGQIIPWNFPLLMAAWKLAPALAAGNCVVLKPAEQTPATIMVFAELIADILPPGVLNIVNGFGLEAGKPLASSNRIAKIAFTGETTTGRLIMQYASENLIPVTLELGGKSPNIFFEDVMRADDDYLDKAIEGFVMFALNQGEVCTCPSRALIHENIYDRFMERALKRVAEIKQGNPLDPTTMIGAQASSEQKEKILSYFDIGRQEGAEVLIGGEAANLGGDLSGGYYVQPTVLKGHNKMRVFQEEIFGPVVSVTTFKDEADALAIANDTLYGLGAGVWSREANTCYRFGRGIQAGRVWTNCYHAYPAHAAFGGYKQSGIGRENHSKMLDHYQQTKNMLVSYSPKKLGFF
- a CDS encoding DUF779 domain-containing protein, which produces MTDERSAPPRVTATDAARRLIAEIRQDYPDILFHQSGGCCDGSSPMCYPADDFKVGERDVKLGEIDGVPVYISASQFEAWKHTQLILDVVPGRGGMFSLDNGREQRFLTRSRVFDAGELAALGDTPG
- a CDS encoding PA0069 family radical SAM protein, giving the protein MRTGQKLSPRGRVSLIDTQAATERATQRGRGAVSNQTGRFEKETRFAFDDGWDTIEQDATRIETLVMPETARKVITFNRSPDISFDRTINPYRGCEHGCIYCFARPSHAFHGLSAGLDFESRLFYKTNAIRQLEWELSRPSYVCRPIALGMNTDAYQPIERTYKMTRQVLEVLAAHNHPVTLLTKSALIQRDIDLLAPMAGKGLVRTGVSITTLDRTLSRKMEPRAATPQRRLETVRALSEAGIPVTVMTAPVIPALNDHEIEALLEAAAAHGASGAGYVLLRLPYEIKDLFHEWLVQHVPDRAAKVINTMREMRGGKDYDAQWGERMRGRGPVADLIAKRFARATKRLNLGKARPPLRTDLFAPPVQPGGQMALDL
- a CDS encoding DUF2064 domain-containing protein, giving the protein MRHPTLLVFAKPPRIGLSKTRLAKDTGPAAARRIAGFTQARTFRAAMQSGCDTIIYAAPDSALRAVTTTGWPAHLPRRSQGQGTLTERLEKGLNEAPSGPVLFIGTDAPDVSAALMRQAVRLLARHDAVFGPAEDGGFWLFGINKSARTQSPFRNVRWSGPHAMQDVWSNLPGHANIGLLPMLMDIDELSDWRAWNRRPHTWRPPAIHRKPLQGH